The following coding sequences lie in one Hoplias malabaricus isolate fHopMal1 chromosome 14, fHopMal1.hap1, whole genome shotgun sequence genomic window:
- the qng1 gene encoding queuosine salvage protein isoform X2 has translation MEPLSPRESGRFVAERSKDVFVDEKGVQRVAEMLYQLKDSEEFTASGWKKMNQLAPSLDTEQAINWVFVTDTMNFSFWPDRQDQQCEVVYKGNTYRGYMSLCAAITRAVDEGVPILDPVYFSQMSEEELGHVLRSDSATPMPMLRERHQALIEAGRVLLQHGGSFRNFMSQGHNDAEKMVKYVVDNIPSYRDEATYEGQRISFYKRAQILVADFWGIMEAQGEGNIPNLDYLTMFADYRVPQALVYLGVLRYSDALMEALKNGELLHSGERREVEIRGCSIWGVERIKTCLWELVKERDGKSCNINSALIDFYLWPYAKQHHKEMAHIPIHHTRCIYY, from the exons ATGGAGCCTCTGAGTCCTCGGGAGTCTGGCCGGTTTGTGGCAGAGAGGAGCAAGGATGTATTCGTAGATGAGAAGGGAGTCCAGAGAGTAGCAGAGATGTTGTACCAGTTAAAGGACAGTGAAGAGTTCACGGCCAGCGGCTGGAAGAAGATGAACCAGCTTGCTCCCTCTCTAGACACAGAGCAGGCCATTAACTGGGTCTTTGTGACGGACACCATGAACTTCTCCTTCTGGCCAGACAGACAGGACCAGCAGTGTGAAGTCGTTTACAAGGGAAACACCTACAGAGGATACATGTCTCTGTGTGCAGCCATCACCAGGGCTGTGGACGAGG GTGTGCCCATCTTAGACCCGGTTTATTTCTCTCAGATGAGTGAGGAAGAGCTGGGGCATGTTCTTCGTTCCGACAGTGCCACACCCATGCCCATGCTGAGGGAGCGCCACCAGGCCCTCATCGAGGCGGGACGAGTGCTCCTGCAGCATGGAGGATCCTTCCGGAACTTCATGAGCCAAGGACACAATGACGCTGAGAAGATGGTCAAGTACGTCGTGGATAACATTCCTTCCTACAGGGATGAAGCCACCTATGAG GGCCAGAGGATTTCCTTCTATAAACGCGCTCAGATCCTGGTTGCAGATTTCTGGGGGATCATGGAGGCCCAAGGGGAGGGAAACATACCCAACCTGGACTACCTGACTATGTTTGCCGATTACAGAGTACCACAGGCCCTCGTCTATTTAGGGGTACTGCGCTACTCAGACGCGCTAATGGAGGCACTGAAAAATG GTGAGCTGTTGCATTcaggggagaggagagaagtgGAAATTCGAGGGTGCTCTATCTGGGGTGTGGAGAGAATCAAGACTTGCCTCTGGGAGCTTGTGAAGGAGAGAGACGGAAAGAGCTGCAACATTAACTCAGCTCTAATTGACTTCTACCTGTGGCCTTATGCCAAACAGCATCACAAAGAAATGGCTCACATCCCCATACACCATACACGCTGCATTTACTACTGA
- the qng1 gene encoding queuosine salvage protein isoform X1, which yields MSGMEPLSPRESGRFVAERSKDVFVDEKGVQRVAEMLYQLKDSEEFTASGWKKMNQLAPSLDTEQAINWVFVTDTMNFSFWPDRQDQQCEVVYKGNTYRGYMSLCAAITRAVDEGVPILDPVYFSQMSEEELGHVLRSDSATPMPMLRERHQALIEAGRVLLQHGGSFRNFMSQGHNDAEKMVKYVVDNIPSYRDEATYEGQRISFYKRAQILVADFWGIMEAQGEGNIPNLDYLTMFADYRVPQALVYLGVLRYSDALMEALKNGELLHSGERREVEIRGCSIWGVERIKTCLWELVKERDGKSCNINSALIDFYLWPYAKQHHKEMAHIPIHHTRCIYY from the exons atgtccgg AATGGAGCCTCTGAGTCCTCGGGAGTCTGGCCGGTTTGTGGCAGAGAGGAGCAAGGATGTATTCGTAGATGAGAAGGGAGTCCAGAGAGTAGCAGAGATGTTGTACCAGTTAAAGGACAGTGAAGAGTTCACGGCCAGCGGCTGGAAGAAGATGAACCAGCTTGCTCCCTCTCTAGACACAGAGCAGGCCATTAACTGGGTCTTTGTGACGGACACCATGAACTTCTCCTTCTGGCCAGACAGACAGGACCAGCAGTGTGAAGTCGTTTACAAGGGAAACACCTACAGAGGATACATGTCTCTGTGTGCAGCCATCACCAGGGCTGTGGACGAGG GTGTGCCCATCTTAGACCCGGTTTATTTCTCTCAGATGAGTGAGGAAGAGCTGGGGCATGTTCTTCGTTCCGACAGTGCCACACCCATGCCCATGCTGAGGGAGCGCCACCAGGCCCTCATCGAGGCGGGACGAGTGCTCCTGCAGCATGGAGGATCCTTCCGGAACTTCATGAGCCAAGGACACAATGACGCTGAGAAGATGGTCAAGTACGTCGTGGATAACATTCCTTCCTACAGGGATGAAGCCACCTATGAG GGCCAGAGGATTTCCTTCTATAAACGCGCTCAGATCCTGGTTGCAGATTTCTGGGGGATCATGGAGGCCCAAGGGGAGGGAAACATACCCAACCTGGACTACCTGACTATGTTTGCCGATTACAGAGTACCACAGGCCCTCGTCTATTTAGGGGTACTGCGCTACTCAGACGCGCTAATGGAGGCACTGAAAAATG GTGAGCTGTTGCATTcaggggagaggagagaagtgGAAATTCGAGGGTGCTCTATCTGGGGTGTGGAGAGAATCAAGACTTGCCTCTGGGAGCTTGTGAAGGAGAGAGACGGAAAGAGCTGCAACATTAACTCAGCTCTAATTGACTTCTACCTGTGGCCTTATGCCAAACAGCATCACAAAGAAATGGCTCACATCCCCATACACCATACACGCTGCATTTACTACTGA
- the hnrnpk gene encoding heterogeneous nuclear ribonucleoprotein K, producing the protein MDTENEQQEEETTFSTESNGKRPAEDGDDEPTYKRSRKSEEVVELRVLLQSKNAGAVIGKAGKNIKALRTDYNATVSVPDSSGPERILSISADIPTVADILLKIIPTLEEYQHHKGTDFDCELRLLIHQSLAGSIIGVKGAKIKELRESTQTTIKLFQECCPQSTDRVVLVGGKAEKVVECIKTMLELIVEAPIKGRAQPYDPNFYDETYDYGGYTMYEERGRRPMGGFPSRDRGSGGGFERMPPRGGRGGHHVPHSRRDYDEMSPRRGPPPPRGGGRGGGRPPRSMHMGPPHHRRGDEQYYSSHRSHSDDRHGERRGRPRDRYSSNMNDGGYDNNSSWDNYQAGGRGNYGDMGGPVITTQVTIPKDLAGSIIGKGGQRIKQIRHESGASIKIDEPLQGSEDRIITITGTQDQIQNAQYLLQNSALHLLGHHD; encoded by the exons ATGGACACAGAAAACGAACAACAGGAAGAGGAGACCACATTCAGCACAGAGAGCAATG GCAAGCGTCCTGCAGAGGACGGTGATGATGAACCTACATATAAACGTTCCCGAAAGTCAGAGGAAGTAGTGGAGCTGCGTGTATTGCTGCAGAGCAAA AATGCAGGAGCAGTGATTGGGAAGGCAGGCAAGAATATTAAAGCTCTGCGCACAGAC TACAATGCCACTGTGTCAGTCCCAGACAGCAGTGGGCCCGAGCG GATCCTCAGTATCAGTGCCGACATCCCAACTGTGGCTGATATTCTGCTGAAAATCATCCCCACGTTGGAGGAG TACCAGCATCATAAAGGGACAGACTTTGACTGTGAGTTGAGGCTGCTGATCCATCAGAGCTTAGCAGGCAGCATAATTGGTGTAAAGGGGGCAAAAATCAAAGAGCTGCGTGAG AGCACTCAGACAACAATCAAGCTGTTCCAGGAGTGCTGCCCTCAGTCGACTGACCGTGTGGTGCTAGTCGGAGGCAAAGCTGAAAAGGTTGTCGAGTGTATTAAGACCATGCTGGAACTCATTGTTGAG GCACCTATTAAAGGTCGCGCCCAGCCATACGACCCCAATTTTTACGATGAAACTTATGACTATGGTGGCTACACCATGTATGAGGAACGAGGCCGCCGTCCAATGGGAGGCTTCCCTTCAAGGGATCGTGGCAGTGGTGGTGGATTTGAACGCATGCCGCCCCGTGGCGGACGTGGAGGTCACCATGTGCCACACAGCAGGAGAGACTACGACGAAATGAGCCCACGCAGGGGCCCCCCTCCACCCCGTGGAGGCGGCAGGGGAGGTGGACGCCCTCCACGGAGCATGCACATGGGACCGCCCCACCACCGCAGAGG GGACGAGCAGTACTACAGCTCCCACCGCAGCCACTCAGATGACAGACA TGGGGAAAGGAGAGGCAGACCCCGGGACCGTTACAGTAGTAACATG AATGATGGTGGTTATG ACAACAACTCGTCATGGGACAACTATCAAGCTG GTGGAAGGGGCAACTATGGTGATATGGGAGGCCCTGTCATCACAACACAAGTGACCATTCCCAAAGAT TTGGCGGGCTCAATCATTGGAAAGGGTGGCCAGAGGATTAAGCAGATACGCCATGAATCCGGAGCTTCAATCAAAATTGACGAGCCCCTGCAGGGCTCAGAAGATCGCATCATCACTATCACAGGCACCCAGGACCAGATTCAGAACGCACAGTACCTGTTGCAGAACAG TGCTCTCCACCTTCTGGGACACCATGACTAA